GTTTTGATAATCCGAGGATAGAGCAGAACCTGATAGATAATTGAAGTCCATAACTATGTTCTTTGTCTTTGTAGTATGCCTTTTTAAAGTTCTGAATGATCCAACTTATGTTGTTTGTAGGTCTTAAGAGACTAGAAGAATACAGGGAATTGCGACCCTATTGCAATAAATGagtgtttttaatttgtttattttatgttattctgACTCAAGTATGAATGTCGAATATGcgaatatattcaattttttaaaagttattttatatatttggagAATGTTTAGAGGGTCATATTTTCGTTCTCATGTCCGAATGTGTTGGATATTGGTGTCAAATACAATGCTATATGAAAAATCCTTAGGTATGCCAAAATTGACATGCTAACAAGTGTTTGCGACAAAGAGATTGTAAATTTAGAAGCATCATTGTTTATAGgcaatacatatttttataaaaaacggtAGACCAATGTATTTAAGCACATTGGTAGCCAACATTGAAGTCAATTaagttaaaaaatgatttttaaaatttatcaaaaaatttatcaaatggaGTGCAAAGTATTatgaaaatttttgtattaagagttagatagtattttattatttttatttaaaaataaacaaattaatctttatatattagaggaataaagaattaattttttgttaaaaattatgcatttttattgtttaaaactAAACATAATTAGCAgaataatcaaaacataattaatgTATCACATGCTAATATAGAGATAAATTTTTAACGATATCTAATTGAAGTCCTCCATGGTCCTTTTCAACATCAATTGGAGCAGCTCTTTTAATGGAGTTTTTCTATTACAGGTGTCTCGAACATGTGTCACTTTTTCATGCAAAAAATTCCAAGAAAATCTACGTCGTCCTCGGCATGCAACACTGCCACGTTGCAAGACCAAAGCTAACAAAGCATCCCCCTTTCCTCTTCATAATTGCATCCCTCACTCAAATCTTGAATCATCTTTTGTTATTTTCTATCAAAAATGAATTCAGAGTTTATTGGCTTCGGTAGGCATTAACATAGGACTGGCAATGGTGATTCTATTTCTCTTCTCAATCTTGAAGAAACGGCCTTCAAATGCTGCCATATATTACCCTCGTCCTCTTTCCAAACGACATCCCATCACCTTCCCTCCTTTCTCTCTCCGTCGTTTCATTCCTTCCTTTTCGTGGATCCCTCGTGCCTTTCGCGTCACTGAAGATGAAATCCTCCAAACCAATGGCCTTGATGCACTCGTTGTTATAAGACTCTTCAAGTTCGGGTCTGTTTATTCTTATAATAATCTCTCTTCCTGTTGGTTTTCAATTATATACGAGTTAAGAcccttttttgttcttttttcagGATCAATTTCTTTACTGTTTGCTCTTCTGTTGGATTGCTAATACTCCTACCAATTAATTTTGGTGGACAGCCAGCTTCCTCTGATAGCTATCGTTCCATGGATTCTTGCACAATATCCAACATCAAAACAGGTTCTAACATGTAAGATGTAAGACTATCACATATATATTGTCTTGATTCAATCTGTTCATCAACAACATTGTAATACAGAGTTTGACTCCTTGTTTTACAGGCTTTGGGTGCATTTTATGTGCTTGTGGTTTATATCTCTCTATGGATTACACCTTTTATATAGGGTGAGCTTTTACAATTATAAAATGGTGGATTATTATTTCCAAATTCATGTTTGTGTGTGTTCTGAGTCCTGATATTGTACTTGTTAACTTCCAGAAATGTTTGACATATAACAGGTGAATTCCTACTCTCCAGGAATATTCTGAGATTTTAGTTAAAAGGATTCAACAAGTTCGCAACCTCAGGCATCGTCCCGATCAATTTACGACTCTAGTTCGAGAAATTCCGGTCTGCGGTGAACACAAGGCTCGTGGCTGTTGTGTTGATCACTTCTTTTCTAAACATCATCCTTACAGTTATCATTCTTACAAAATGTTATATGATGGGAAAGACATTGAAGATCTGTCGGTAAGCTTTCGATGGTCTCTAATTCGATACAATTCGGAAACATGTTGGATGCCGTTTTAACTGCCATGTTACAAATGATTTGAGTGTAGAAGCAGGCGAGATATGTGTATGAAAAGGTTCAGGGTTTAAGAAAGAAATGTGAAGGCAAGAAACATGGTAAAGAATCGGATGAATGTCGAGATGATTTATTGAAAATTACAGGGCTTGAGGAAAAGCTTGAGGAACTTTGTCGTAAGATTCGCCAATTACAGAGTGAAGATATGCTCAAAGGAACGGTAAAACTAACCTGTGCATGAGCCATGCATTTGTTTTTGGTCGAGTCGCGTTTTTCACTGTTAATTGGAGATAGTTAATGAATATTGGATGCAAAGAGAGCCAAAACCTTTCATACTATTCAAATCCTAGACTTTTGGTGCATTCATGGAAGAGTAGATTATGTGCTTTTATTACTGTTCTTAGCCAAAAGACTGGTTTCAAGCTATGTTGCTGGTACTCTGGTGCGAGTGCAGGATACAAATATGTGTATGATTTGAATATATTCAAAATCTACAAGtctttccatgtatttggaggattCTTGGAGGGCTATATCCTGCACCACTGTCTGAATATGTACTTCAAACGACTCAAACTAACATAGGTTTGGTTAGATAGTTGCTTCATCATGTAACATGGCTACTTCGATTCCATATGAGAATGAATATTGGCAGTTTCAACTCTCTCTACTCATCGATATTTACGTAATTGACTGATATATTTGTTTCATTTACAACCACGATAAACATGAAAAGGATAATGCGCAGTAGATGACAATTTACATCTTTTTTCTTTCAAGGAATTACCTGTGGCATTTGTGACATTCAAATCTCGGTGGGGAGCAGCAATGGCGGCTCAAACTCAGCAGCACACAAATCCACTTCTATGGATCACTGAAATGGCTCCTGAACCGAGTGATGTCTCATGGAGGAATCTATCAATTCAATACAAAATCTTGCCTGTTTATAAAATAGGAGTCATTCTTGCAGCAACACTTCTCACAATTTTCTTTGCAGTGCCCGTCACCGCTGTTCAAGGGATTGCTAAGTTTGAGAAACTTAAGAAATGGTTTCCTCCAGCAATGGCTATAGAATTCATGTAAGAActctttttcttcagtttccatTACCTCTTAGACTCAACTCTAAGTCTCCGATACGGAGATGTATCTGGAACGGGTATACTCTTTTTATGGTTCTTTGAGTTGACATATTTTATTGAACCATAGACCAGGATTATCCTCAGTGGTGACAGGGTACCTTCCAAGTGCAGTCCTCAAAGGGTTCATATACATTGTTCCATTTGCAATGCTTGGGATCGCTAAACTGGGTGGGTCCATCTCAAAAAGCAAAGAGGAGATCAAAGCTTGCAACATGGTTTTCTATTTTCTGTTGGGGAATGTTTTCTTTTTGAGTTTGATTTCAGGCTCTTTACTTGATGAGATTGGAGAATATGTTAGTCATCCTAAGAATTTGCCTAGTCATCTTGCTGCTCTCGTCTCTTCTCAGGTAAGTTCTCTCTTTCTTCATTTCTTATTTTTCTGTATTATAGTTATATATGTAGCTCTACCAGTCTATTTTTCTTGAACATGAATATATTTGTTCTAAATGCATATTCATACATGGATATAAGAATATGATCtttcaaatacatgaaaaaacttaCAAAAACTCAAAGATATGTCTAATCTAGCCGACACACATCTAAGTTCGAGTAGAGTACTTTCTTTCTGTTCACAAATTATGTATGATTTGTGCACATTAAAAGGATTAGCATCATAAGGATGAAAGGGTTCAAAATGATTCACCTATTCTTCATATAATATGTtattcacaatatatatatgtgtgtgttttctCATCAATTATTTGCGAAAACTGCTCTGATTTGAGTAAGGATTCACATGTTCCAGGCAGATTTCTTCATGACATACATCCTCACAGAGGGGCTCTCAGGGTTTTCTTTGGAAGTTCTTCAGCCAGGATTACTAATCTGGGATTTTATAAAATCCCGGACTTACtgccgaggaaaagagaaagatctTTATCTTTATTCACTGTAATATTTCCGGGTCATCCCCATCGTCTCCCTTTCAATACTGATTGGCATAGTGTATGCAGTCATTGCCCCCTTGTTGCTTCCTTTTCTTATTGTCTACTTCTTCCTCGGCTACGCCGTCTATATCAATCAGGCAAATTTCCATGTTCCGGTTCTTTATTTTATAAGAACTTGACACTAGTACTCAAATCCTAGTGGTTGTGGCAATTGGGTGAACAATTTGGTGCAACATTTTTGCAGATTCAGGATGTATACGAAACTGTTTATGACACATGTGGTACATTTTGGCCGTTCATTCATCATTACATAATTGTTGCAATCATTCTGATGCAAATCACAATGATTGGTCTCTTCGGATTGAAGTCGAAACCAGCAGCTTCCGTATCCACCATTCCCCTCCTTTTGCTCACCATAATGTTCAATGAGTACTGCAAGATTCGCTTTCTTCCTGCATTTCGAAGCCATTCTATTCAGGTAcgttcaatttttataaattattcttAACGCCCACCCAATCACCAAACACTGAAATTAACCAAACTGGGGGTTGTTTTTCATCGACAGAATGCAGCTGAAAACGATGAACTTGATGAGAAAAGTGGTGAGATGGAACATAACTTTGACAAGGCAATTGAAGAATATCGCCAGCCATGTTTGGTTCCTGTGAGTTTTACACAATCAGACTCTAGCTTGTACCAGCCTTTGATTACTTCATGGTAGTTATAGTCTAAACACTGTTGGGGTCTTTTCTTTCCGATGTTCGAGGTGTTGGATATAGTATCTGTTGATACAGATTCATTTAAAATCTTTTCATATATGTGGATGGATTaacatgcaaataataaacatatTCCAATTTTCAACAAATCTAGAtacaaatatttctaaaattgcATATATCAGAATGAAAACAGAAACTAATACAGAAACCTATGTACAATCAGATTCAAATAACATCCAAACAATGAAGGCTTTCAAATTCAATAtctgaaaaagaaaacaatttccaTTGAAATACCAATATAAACAATCCATGGTTCACGAATTCAaacagtatatatatatatatatgacagaCTGACTGAACGAATCAATCAGATTTTTCCACCAAGTAAGGTGACCAAGAAATTCCTGTAATCTCCAGAAGTATCCCCGGTAACCGCGTCATCGAGACTGGACTTATAAATGTTCAAATATTCTGATTTTACTTTCATCATGTCGATTTCTGCTCTGCTTATTATTGCTCTTGTCAGTGAATCTTCATCGGTTCCCAGTCCAATGATTGAAGTTCCTACAACCTGTTGATGGGTTGAAGTTTGAACAGATTTGAAGCCAATCCCAATGGATAAATGAAaacaaatttcataaaaatacacCCATATTTGAGGTTGAAAGTAGTACTACAACATAAATTCCAGTTTTATTGTACGTTACTCCGATTCTTTATCTTTTTTCATATCCGTGTCTAACTCATTTCTAAACATGAATATAAACATGACTCTCTGATAGAGATGTAAATGAGACATCTGTGCTCACGAGTTATACTTGAGTTCTGACTTGAACAATAAACTCAAATCCAACTAGGTCAAACTTGAGAAGCTGAAGTTATTGAgctaatcaaattcaaatattgcAATACTCTCAACTCTAGTAATTCATAAATCTAGTTAGAAACTGACCTCTGCAAAGTGCTTCTCTGGGGAATCAATGCACAACATAACCATTCTCAAAAGTGATTCCAAATCACCCTTCCCAGATTTCTCGATGTCCtgcaaaagaaagggaaaaaaaatcaaagaattaCATCCGAGACTGTGATAAACCCGAACTCTAAATGCATACTCAaccgcaatttaaatccttaatgtttataatagATGAAACCAGTACCTTATCAATAGGATTTCCATGTTTTTTCTTGTAGCATTCAAATGTAGTCCTGAGTTGATAGAAGTTTCTTGTGGAAAGTATAAAAACTACATCATCATGGGCCAAATCCTTGGTTTTGATCGCCTCATGTAACCTATCTGCCTCTAAGTTTGCCACATCAGTGTCCACCACTTCCTTGTCATATCTGTAGGATGTCACTAGGCCCACCAAAATCTGTTTCACCAAAATTAACATGTCAACTAGTTGCTTTGCAAAATTGCTCTGACCTATGTTACTTGGGACTCAAGTGTGAGTATCGTGCTCATGCATGTGGAATGTCTTTGGAGAGTCATATCTCAATCCCAACACgagtattttaattaaaaatgacgaGCCACAACAACATAGGCTGCGACTCTTCATTTTCCTACAAGGACCTGTATCTAACActtatattattcacatattcagACAAGGATATGACCTTCCAGAAAAACTTAAAAGTATATTACTCATATCCGACACGGGTAGAGTCTAGATAACAGAAGATTGCAAACTCCCAAAACCTAATATACATGAAGGTGAGATCAGTTAAGTATGGACTGGTTCTGATTTACCTTTCTGAGAGGCGGAGGTACTGAAGCTACGATGTCTTCTTCGACTGAATGGTCGAAGAGAGTGCAATAAGCCTGCCTTACTGCCACAATATGCTGAGGAGACGACGCACATGACATCTCAACAATGATCTCGAGATGCTTGATACCCTTCTTCTTTGACTTCAATGCTTCATTTGCCAGTCTAGCATCTCTCTCAGATGGATCATATGTCCAAAGAATGACTGCTTTCTGTTGAAAATCAcagacttttttttttcaaaatatgggCCATAGGGATTCACATGGATTGAACATTAGTTTTCATAAATGAAATGCTTCATTAAAACCTATTGAACTCTGACCCCGTATCGCACACATATTTGAGCATGGATATGAGGCTATAACATTCCATGGACCCTCTAAATACATAAAATTACACACCTCATATCCGACACTCATTTCTAAATCCAAGTAACATAGCTTAAAACCATGGGAAGAGTTCAACAAGTTCTAAGACTAACTGCAGAACTAAAGATAAGACTTATCCCACATCGTTTTTTTTTATGAATCGCCCAAATAAGAGGTTTTAAATGAAAGTTCAGCAAATACCCATGGGACTTGGGAGTACATATTCGTATCTGGCACTAACACCCGAATCTCCTATTAACATATGATTACAAGCTTCTGAATTTTAAGGGTTTGCtacaaaaattttaacaaacAATCATTGAAACTTTGATAGGAATTTCACATTGATCTTAATTAAATCAACTAAACAACTATGTTGTAATTCAGGATAAGGAATCGgtcaagataatttttttttttttaaaaaagggaagAAAGAACAGAAGAGAACATACGCCAAAATCACCAGAAAGTTCAGACTTAAGAGCATCAACGAGAGTTTCATTGTAAAGCTGGTGATAAGTTTCTCTaatcttcttcctttgatttgcATCCCTGTGTCCCAATATCTCAATTATCCCATCCTCATCTGTTCCGAACCCTAAACAATTTCCCAACAACAACAACATCAAAACAACAATTTCAGATTGTCaagaaacaaaagggaaaaaAGGAAAACCTTGAAAAGCTTTCTTGAGTTTGTGAGAGTCATCTTCAGGAGAAGGAAtgacatcaagtactttaagTGAACCCATTCCTCCAATCTTAAAACTAGATTCAGGGATATGTGGTTTTGGTTTACTCGTGAAAAGTTTCTTAAAACTCTTCATTATTGTTCTTCACTCAGTCAGTTACTTCAGTTTCGGTTGTGTATTTCCCTCCTAATAGTTAGCTGAAAATCAGGACTAGTAATCtttatatttcttatattttgatACCCTTTTTTGCAATATTATAACAATTATGagtgtaaattaaaatttatttggttATCACTTACCACAATACcttcatgaaaaagaaaaagaaaaaggctaAAAGACCCTCGGGTTTTGACATATTTGTGGAGACGTACATGAAGTTTTGCAATTTATGTTTAGTACcattgaagtttgaaaatttcCTTATCATTGAATGCAATAATTCAGTAACACATCAGTCAATTATCCACTTTTACAGGAGAAAGATaacaactttagaaaaattaatatCTTTTATTATCATGGGTGTTATcagagagaaataaaaaaaataaaatccacaCGACCTGCATTCGTTTCCATTTAGATTGTCAAGTGAAGGTAATGATTTGGATTTGTGATGTTACTAACcataataatttactcataatGTGCTTCTCGTGTTCTTGGTAGGTAGGAACTGCATCGTGACCTTCCCATTGTTGAATTCAAATGGATAAGCTTTCCTTtaaaaacaagaaacaaaaaatattatttttatttataattattttggtatcgtattattcatatatatataaaattatgggTATTAATTTTCAACTGACATGTAATGTAAGTGAAGAGTGGTGAAGGATCCAAAGCATAAATGAAAATGAGGAGAAAGGAATTTATGTGGGTTACATACAAACCCAAAAGAGAAGAAAGGATTTTATTATCCTCTTGTGTGACAGGAATGTACCCTTTCTTTCAAAACAGGATTTTATATACCTATAAAAGAAAAACAGCATTTTAAAACCAGTGGGTTGCATAAGAGGACTCATTTATAAAATACTGGTGAATTTTTTAGAGTTTTTCCAATTTGGAAAGATCATACAATTAGATCaaatataaatgttttattgtatttaatattaaattagtttttaaacATGTTCAGTcaattaaaatgaaatgaaaagtaaTTTTTATATCTAACAAtagcttttgcttttgctttttatttttaaaccaaACTGAACAATAATGCACAGCTTTATCTCtttccaattttatttttttaattaaaaaattaaagaaatagaaagatgcttgaattttttttttcattaaactaGAGAAATGTATTACCTTTATATAGAGAATTTTGCTTTGAGAGTTTTTTATTATCGGTAGACACTTCCAAAATGCAAGTCCAGGGAAGcaatatagtttttatatttacttttgaattcttttatgtaattatatttatatcTAAATTCGTGCTAACACAAATATCTATtccttcaaaaaaaattcataaaaataggcataggtttatatatatatatatatctgtttattaatttaagaattttttagaaaaagtcttatatttaatattttatatgttattttatttaatttaaaaataaaaaatccgtTACttatattctattttaatttttatacatcaCTTTAATCAATGCAGCTAAAATGAAAATGGTTGGGAATTCGTGGATAATAATTGGAAGATGGTTGTGATGTGTGGCGGGCAAATTATGCACAAGTATCACATGCTCTTGCTTTTCCCTACCAAACATGAAAGACAGCTGAATGTGTTTCACATTAAGTGATACAATCCAAAGGTGGTGGGGATATTAATTATGAATGAGTTAATATTAGGTGGAgtagtaaattatattatatttttaaaaggaaaatgtAATTCGAATTTTAAAGATGAAGTTaagaataatttttataaattttaaacataaattataaaataaatatgaaaaataaaagaaaaaaactgtTTAGAAAAAATTGATTTTGAGGAGGGCATGATGTGAAAATTAAGCTGTCAATGTTTCATTGCTCCTTCATGGGACCCTAGCTTTAATACTACTCAATAAGGTGTTTGGTAGTCCATTTTAGTTATCaagctatttttttaattataaattttgttaaataatttgtacaaattattttcgatcttatttgttttaattttttatttttacttaattattgtgtttaaattatttatagtttaGTCCACGTCGACTATTATTAGGTCATGTCATTTCATTAACAATAAAGTTTACGTATAGGGGATAAAATATATCTTCTCAAACATACAAAGATTAAAATGTTTCTTTTAAAAGTAAAGAGGCTAAACTGTACTTTTTAATATGATATAAGGACTTGTAATAAactttaacctaaaattttctgATGGAATGGATGAATTGGTAGCAAAATGGATAAGGTTATTTCTTTTTTATCCTTCAAAGCTAGaataatatccttttaaaatttggGGAGGAATGTATTAGCACAATGtaaaaaatatagttttatacattttcgtagttatttgtatgattaatattttaataattcaattattaaatttattaatacaatTGTACTTGGCATgcatgaaaagttttgaattgatccgatatatcaatttaaattactacatatattgatatatatcagttgaattttttttacataaaacaaatagtaataaattttaaatttacatcaaatttgacaTACATGATCTACATGAATAAAGCgtaaaatataaatcatataaatAATTGCAAAAAATACATAAAACTATTTTAGTTTCTATACTGCGTAAGTGCATCcttccatttaaaattttattcaagtatAATAATCTTATTTGTTGAAATAATACTCAGCATTGAtacgaaaaattaattaattacaaaaaaattatcatttcatataataaataacttaaaatattataaaaataattaaaatatttacaaaattacaatcttacatatttttaataatttcataaaaataaaataaatttattattcgtGAAAAAAAGATCATAAGGTAACACTAGCAAACAGATTAAGTTGGACATAAAAAAGTTTTGACTTAATAGATGCTGCTTAATAGATGAAAAATCTTATATCATAccattatcttttctttttctttttttataaaatgtcaTTTTCAATTTATAGAATATATTATCATCATATACAGTCAACCACCTGATGTTCTACATTTTGCTTTTAAACATAAAAGATGaccacaaaaaagaaaaaagaaaagaaaaaaccctaAAATGTGATATTTCTCTGTTCAAACTGAAGATCAAAATTTCTTGGTCATGTTTAACAACATCGTAATACTAAAGTATTAGTACCTTATTAATTATTTCTAACTTTTCTGATGGTTTTGAAAtagaattttatgattaaaattaataattcattGCTTTACTAATATATTTTCACCATTATTGTTTTGTATAATTCTTATTACAATTATGTTACGATTTTTAAAtcgaaaaataatatatacttaaGGGTCTTTATCTcatatttttctaattattacaataataattatatttcaatGGACCAAATtaca
The sequence above is drawn from the Gossypium hirsutum isolate 1008001.06 chromosome A05, Gossypium_hirsutum_v2.1, whole genome shotgun sequence genome and encodes:
- the LOC107904428 gene encoding CSC1-like protein At3g54510 → MVILFLFSILKKRPSNAAIYYPRPLSKRHPITFPPFSLRRFIPSFSWIPRAFRVTEDEILQTNGLDALVVIRLFKFGINFFTVCSSVGLLILLPINFGGQPASSDSYRSMDSCTISNIKTGSNMLWVHFMCLWFISLYGLHLLYREYSEILVKRIQQVRNLRHRPDQFTTLVREIPVCGEHKARGCCVDHFFSKHHPYSYHSYKMLYDGKDIEDLSKQARYVYEKVQGLRKKCEGKKHGKESDECRDDLLKITGLEEKLEELCRKIRQLQSEDMLKGTELPVAFVTFKSRWGAAMAAQTQQHTNPLLWITEMAPEPSDVSWRNLSIQYKILPVYKIGVILAATLLTIFFAVPVTAVQGIAKFEKLKKWFPPAMAIEFIPGLSSVVTGYLPSAVLKGFIYIVPFAMLGIAKLGGSISKSKEEIKACNMVFYFLLGNVFFLSLISGSLLDEIGEYVSHPKNLPSHLAALVSSQADFFMTYILTEGLSGFSLEVLQPGLLIWDFIKSRTYCRGKEKDLYLYSL
- the LOC107904429 gene encoding annexin D3 gives rise to the protein MKSFKKLFTSKPKPHIPESSFKIGGMGSLKVLDVIPSPEDDSHKLKKAFQGFGTDEDGIIEILGHRDANQRKKIRETYHQLYNETLVDALKSELSGDFGKAVILWTYDPSERDARLANEALKSKKKGIKHLEIIVEMSCASSPQHIVAVRQAYCTLFDHSVEEDIVASVPPPLRKILVGLVTSYRYDKEVVDTDVANLEADRLHEAIKTKDLAHDDVVFILSTRNFYQLRTTFECYKKKHGNPIDKDIEKSGKGDLESLLRMVMLCIDSPEKHFAEVVGTSIIGLGTDEDSLTRAIISRAEIDMMKVKSEYLNIYKSSLDDAVTGDTSGDYRNFLVTLLGGKI